The genomic interval TTTGTAGATCATCACGGGAAACAAGCTTTGAACTTTCAATTGAGTTTATTGCTTTACACATTAATCTTAGCTTTAATCGCTATTCCGATTTTTGTTACGGTTTTTTTACAAAACCTTCCAATCGAAGCTGTTTTTAATGACAATGAAGATTTCTACATCAGAAATTTCAATTTTGAAGGAAACATTGGGCTTTTAAGTATTGGGGCTACGGCAGTAGTACTTTTTGGACTTTTAAAATTTGTTGAATTCTTTTTAGTGATTTATGCTTCTATAAAAGCTTCAAACGGAGAATTATACAAATATCCAATGACGATTTCTTTTATAAAGTAACACTTCAACTTCGCTTAGTGTATCCCAAAAAGATTAAAGGTTATAGAAAACAATCACAATCAATCATCAATCAATATCAT from Flavobacterium sp. carries:
- a CDS encoding DUF4870 domain-containing protein, which translates into the protein MEKSSEKNTSAFTHLSTLSQYIIPFGNYIFPIVIWSSYKDKSEFVDHHGKQALNFQLSLLLYTLILALIAIPIFVTVFLQNLPIEAVFNDNEDFYIRNFNFEGNIGLLSIGATAVVLFGLLKFVEFFLVIYASIKASNGELYKYPMTISFIK